In a single window of the Lates calcarifer isolate ASB-BC8 linkage group LG1, TLL_Latcal_v3, whole genome shotgun sequence genome:
- the LOC108901292 gene encoding LOW QUALITY PROTEIN: nuclear receptor subfamily 0 group B member 1 (The sequence of the model RefSeq protein was modified relative to this genomic sequence to represent the inferred CDS: deleted 2 bases in 2 codons), producing the protein MATLEGCRCRGAGGRNNNSILYSILRSDSLRTSEEQQQQQQQQQHPQQQQQTLQHFHKTSSSSAPASLQELRQQACSCGSSRRRGILRSPQVTCKAASAVLVKTLRFVKNVPCFQELPEDDQLLLIRSGWAPLLVLGLAQDRVDFETTETVEPSMLQRILTGLPDRQSEVPVGHSRGAVGVSVVDIEAIKAFLKKCWSVDISTKEYAYLKGAVLFNPDLEGLRCLHYIQSLRREAHEALNEHVRLIHREDTTRFAKLLIALSMLRAISPPVVAQLFFRPVIGTVSIEEVLMEMFYGK; encoded by the exons ATGGCCACGCTGGAGGGCTGCCGCTGCCGGGGTGCAGGCGGCCGAAACAACAACAGTATCCTCTACAGCATTTTGAGGAGTGACAGTCTT CGAACGTccgaggagcagcagcagcaacaacagcaacagcaacatccccaacagcaacaacaaacactgcaaCATTTCCACAagacttcctcctcctccgccccAGCCTCGTTGCAGGAGCTCCGGCAGCAGGCTTGCTCCTGCGGGTCGTCGCGGCGCCGGGGCATCCTTCGCTCCCCGCAGGTGACGTGCAAAGCCGCGTCGGCGGTTCTGGTGAAGACGCTGCGGTTCGTGAAAAACGTCCCCTGTTTTCAAGAGTTGCCGGAGGAcgaccagctgctgctgatccGGAGCGGCTGGGCTCCACTGCTCGTGCTGGGGCTCGCTCAAGACCGGGTGGACTTTGAGACCACGGAGACCGTGGAGCCCAGCATGCTGCAGCGCATCCTCACGGGTTTGCCCGACAGGCAGAGCGAGGTTCCGGTCGGCCACAGCCGAGGGGCGGTCGGGGTCTCCGTCGTAGACATCGAAGCTATCAAAGCTTTCCTGAAGAAGTGCTGGAGCGTGGATATCAGTACGAAGGAGTATGCATATCTGAAAGGAGCCGTGCTGTTCAATCCAG ATTTGGAGGGTCTGCGCTGCCTCCACTACATCCAGTCGCTGCGTCGGGAGGCGCAC GAGGCTCTGAACGAGCACGTCCGGCTCATCCACCGCGAAGACACGACGCGGTTCGCCAAGCTGCTCATAGCTCTGTCCATGCTGAGGGCCATCAGCCCGCCGGTGGTCGCTCAGCTCTTCTTCAGACCCGTCATAGGGACCGTGAGCATAGAGGAGGTGCTCATGGAGATGTTCTACGGGAAGTAG